One segment of Streptomyces sp. NBC_01217 DNA contains the following:
- a CDS encoding IS5 family transposase (programmed frameshift) encodes MAGRGELTDAAWEQIRPLLPAVDGRGRPWRDHRQVIDGVLWRLRTGAPWRDLPERYGPWQTAYERFARWEADGTWARLLEHAQVRDDAVGRIEWTVSVDSTINRAHQHAAGARKKGSPCGDKLEDPQRSAARQALGRSRGGLTTKVHLAVDGRGLPLSIVLTPGNVNDSTMFDAVLDTIYVPRSGMGRPRRRPDRVLADKAYSSRAIRAALRHRGIKATIPERSDQVGNRRRKGSAGGRRPAFDREAYKHRNVVERCFNRLKQFRAVATRFDKLATRYQAGLQLSSLILWLRDLVP; translated from the exons GTGGCTGGCCGAGGTGAACTGACGGATGCGGCGTGGGAGCAAATACGACCGCTACTTCCTGCGGTGGATGGGCGGGGTAGGCCCTGGCGGGATCACCGGCAGGTGATCGACGGGGTGCTGTGGCGGCTGCGGACCGGTGCTCCGTGGCGAGATCTGCCCGAGCGGTACGGCCCGTGGCAGACCGCCTACGAACGCTTCGCCCGCTGGGAAGCCGATGGCACATGGGCCAGGTTGCTTGAGCACGCGCAGGTCCGCGATGACGCGGTGGGCCGGATCGAGTGGACCGTGTCGGTGGACTCCACCATCAATCGTGCCCACCAGCACGCCGCCGGCGCCCGCAAAAAGGGGAGCC CCTGCGGGGACAAATTGGAGGATCCGCAACGCTCGGCGGCGCGGCAGGCTCTCGGCCGATCCCGGGGAGGACTTACCACCAAGGTCCACCTGGCCGTCGACGGACGAGGCCTGCCGCTGTCCATCGTCCTGACACCGGGCAACGTCAACGACTCCACGATGTTCGACGCAGTCCTGGACACCATTTACGTTCCCCGGTCCGGAATGGGCAGGCCCCGACGCCGACCTGACCGGGTGCTGGCCGACAAGGCGTACTCCTCCCGGGCTATCCGGGCCGCGCTCAGGCACCGTGGCATCAAGGCCACCATCCCCGAACGCTCCGACCAGGTCGGCAACCGGCGTCGAAAAGGCAGCGCCGGCGGTCGCCGCCCCGCATTCGACCGTGAGGCATACAAGCACCGAAACGTCGTGGAACGCTGCTTCAACCGACTCAAACAGTTCCGGGCCGTCGCCACCCGGTTCGACAAGCTCGCCACCCGCTACCAGGCGGGACTGCAGCTGAGTTCGCTCATCTTGTGGCTACGCGATCTGGTGCCGTGA